The genomic segment aataggtgggggcttggggggacCTAGTCCCccacatttctgccaagtccccccagttcaaaagtaaGTAATTAGTAcagagcatatataatttttagaaaatattataggaggggctttagtccccccaaaataattagtctatttgcgcctatggtaatAATTCAGTTACAATCAGTGATAATGCGAATACCAAGTCTTACCTcagaatataacattattgagAACTTTTTaagattgtaaacaaaaatacgtttcctgatttgaaaaaaaaaaaatgtttattttatattgttatttactctaaacaaataataataatattaataggaacAAAATCAGGGGCCGCCAATAACCATAATTAAGCTGGGACCCCGTCCGCAATATTGCGAAGATTCTTCAATGACAGtagatacaacatttttatgtagttaattaggtacctagttataacttataagtagatATGTAGCAGActtaatggtttttaaataattttatcttataaactattaggtatatgttttgttatatactttaatataataatatataaataaaaaaaatacagtcgGATGGATATAGGACGATTTAAAAGATTCCAttcgaatttcaaaaaaaaaaaaaaaaaaggatggtaagtggatgtcgctctgctgaagagtagattacaagtgggtcactgtataatggatggtattaaatttgaattcaatgatataatatcattgtataagaaaaacgattctgtattaaaaaaaaattgacctataataggtatacctataataaattccaaattaatcatatcacaatattcattaggtatttaatatcgtgttatatatatatatacccattaggtaacgcgttatacatcaacaacaatccgtgatactatcatagatatataatagtatactttagaagtttcatgtacccacgaataatattatacaatcgtaacaaaataactaaaatagttattctaggtattttaatatgtaatttcgtccaaatttgaacttaaaatgattataaaaataaactgtgcttatgtgtttttagattttttggtaacagaataaactacttacgtggaatcttattttaaattttcaatccttagtatataaaagttgaccattttataaatttttaaatacaaaataattactcaaattaaaatttgataaatgttgtcaaaattcgatctttaaatgcttataaaaaaaattgtgcctatgtatttttaatatttttcaactgctattgtaacaatatatcacgaaccttgcattaaattttcacgcttttttaccaaacaaacaaattttattgatatttatagaaaaaaaaactaaacaaattgaaaactgacagtgNNNNNNNNNNNNNNNNNNNNNNNNNNNNNNNNNNNNNNNNNNNNNNNNNNttacttttgaccccccaaattaccaactagattcactttcctatcagaaaagatactgttgaagaaaatcgaagcatttctactgtcctaaaaggtgatgacagacacaaaaaaaaaaaaaaataaaaaaaaaaaaaacacacatcattgtaaaatcaatacattcatcgtttcactcaaaatctaaaattgtaaaaagttgAAAGTCATACAATaatctatgatatattattaagttatatagttatcaaataaaataccattTGATATAagtttatactgtatattttactGTGGGTATagcttaactgagttaaaaattatcattaacttgccttTAATTTGATGTTTTGTTAACATATACCCagattgaatacaattttgtaaatgcatattcaaatattcatcTTGACTAACTGACTTGTTAAATGttaccaattaaaatattacaaattatgcattaaaagtataataaattgttttttcaatattgtatttaaatttttttcttttcaggTTCATGATGAACTGGTAACATCAAGTCTTTTATCAAAATCGCCAGCTGAATATCCATTCAAGTATacgtttttaacataatttaaactcTTATTTACATAAGtatttgatttgaaaattaacgGAAACTATAATAGGACGGTGTAAGATTTTCCACACATTTTTTACATGaagatttcttaaaataaataactttggCATCAAAGgctaaatgttttcttttttcaacattacaatttacacagtaatttaaatttttataagccaCAATATAGCTATACTGAATGGAATGATGATTTTACTAATCtcacaatgatattgtatatttgtaagtgtttaatttaatttttgacttttgtgTCTGTCAACAAATTTTGGATGAagccattttttaaaaattcttcgattttcaataattaggttggttttttgctatgtttttaaattagttaggtACCATACGTATGCAGTAAACTTATCtaataatgtttgtatattaatattgaaaaacaaggtactaattatttacttttaatataatataaaaataaaattatgttaacatGGGGACCTGGGtagtatatttacatataccaCTGCCGTGGGTAATGTTTTTCCGAGCCCTCGTGTAGTgacaaattatagtaatatacttataaattataataataaaatgcaacgCTTTACCAGgctatactgtattatatttactattttcaaaatacttttttcgatcgaagaataagtaataactgtaaatacgaTGAGAGTGTTTACATAACAGCTGCTGGAAATCAGTCATGGACTCTAGTGTTatcacatatatacatatattcctatgtattataatttaaaatatctagttttaataatataattttaatttttaagaaatcattgttgtttattttaatttcataactttcatttttataattaaatcttaaaagACAAAATGTctgcaatttataattttagtaattgttTTAAGAGATTTGTTAGAAGTTATAGACATACTCAAAACAATACTACAATCCCAATCGGTTACCAAAGggaagttaaaattattataaatattgtcattgAACCAATTCAAAATATGAGAACAGATAAGACAATACAAGATCcagaatattttgtcaatatttgaactttaaatgcttataaaaaaaaattgtgactatggatttttaatttttttcatctgcctttgaaacaatacactagaagccttctattaagatttcaagttttttcaaccatcaaataaaattgtattgtattgatatttatagaaaaaaaataaaaaaaaaatggaaattgaaaatgtcggtaaacagctcaaaataagtcaaaatatctggaaaatattatggtgtgtaGAAAAcgattatataaacattcagtcaaaatgtcttGTACCTACTAGGGGTTGTATCCAGAGGGTGGTTCTAAAGTGAAATAGCACCTCCCTTGGCATGTTCCTTTCTGGACAACAAATACTTTACACAACATGTATTTTTCAGTATGCTGGGGGTATTACAAAACACATttggtacattttgaatactaaGCGCTTACAGTTTGAGGATCAAAaacatatgaatttaaattaatcaaattaaatatgacAAGCAAGCTGAAAGGAGAAAATTAttgatttgaattttctatataaaaaagtaaatggTCTTATAGACTATCCTGATTTACTCagttacttaaattttaaatattcctcAATGTCAAACTAGTtccataaaattgttttacattctATTTCAAAGGACAAATTATGCACTTGTTTTGCCTATAATTAGATTAATGAAATTAGTTAATGACGTCGtggttgatttatttaattttcatacttttgatggtttttgtaattatattacccATTATGCATAGTTTTAttctttacataatttattattattacccagacagcaattttttgtttaataatattattataacattataataacgaataatattagtataacgttattataatactattataatattattattacaaaatgctgtctgggtattattgttttattgtttttgagaTTATTTGTACTGTCATTAAGTCTACATAAATTGATTTAGGCTCTACtatactaataactataaaaactgtTATTGGGATTATTCcagtttaaatttgtaataaataataaataaatacctctCTAATTTCATCCTAATTCAGATTAAGAATATTTATGAAGAAAATtgtgtttaggtatatatttgtttatttataattgttggttatattattaactacttatgaattatgatgaaccttaatttaaatgttcaatttttagcAATGGAAaagtaaaatagaaattaaacatactatatattttaactagttataaatcattaattgcCAATTTTCGTTATAATgacgattataatatgaacacattttaatgaaacattcaaaactcaaaaattaatggaaaatcaattaagatactataatacaatataataaaacattaataaattgtatcgaaaaaaaaatcatgattgCTAACATGTTGTAAAATATCTTGGCCTATTAATGGCTACTACTCCTGCTGGAATCCGTTCATCATTCATTGACGCTGTGACTATGGTCCAAGAATTGGTTTGTGGATTGTAACATTCAGTAGAACACAAAATAGAATAGTCCTTACATCCACCAATCACATACAACAAACCGTCTAATGTAACTACtcctatattgaaaatttaacttaaattaattgatacattgacaaacattttgttacaataatttagaattattaaacaaCAAGATATACCAGCATATCTTCGAGGCAAATGCATATCTGTTATAGAAGTCCAAACTCCTGTACTTGGCCTGTATGCTTCAACACTACTAAGGTGGTTAAATCCATCATGACCACCTACAGCATACAGTACACCGTCTAAAACTCCTACTCCGACACCACTGCGACAAACAGACATTTTAGCAACTGGTTTCCATCTATCAAGGCTGGGATGATAACATTCAACAGTGTTTAAATGCGGTGAGGATTTACTATATCctcctacctataaaataaaataaattaataaatacaatattattatttttgattacaaacatgtattataaattagcaTATCAAATGAAATATGACaaaagttcaaaattattataaattaaaaatcaatcttGATATAGTATGATAATCTGTGTATATAAACGAGACTGTCCTGAGTAACTTATTCATAACAACGCCAAACCTATTAGAGCTATAgggttgattaatattataatttcaccgCACACTAAGAATAGATTttgcaaaattttgatttttagggGTTAAAATCAGCAAAGAACAACATTTTAGTTGTAcacctatgtatgtatatacaatgcactttattattgttcgtatattgtctttattattatttccatgataaccattattatttttttatatctttattgattatagttggtacattattataacaattttctttCATTTGGATTGAATTATAGCGTTTCTTATTCGTTTTCTTggctaattatttaaaaatgtgcctATCCAATGTAATTGTtcagatattttgtaaaaaatatcatcGATTTAAGAGTTTTTTGTCATCTCATATAGATATACCAATTATCAGTGATGGTGCATGCGTGTTACattcaatcatattttattggtttaacACTTAAGAATGAATCCAGGAAATCTGAAGTAAAATTGTTTCTGATAATTGGAATAACTTTATTGCAACCTATGGCTTACAATTCAAATGGTGACAATGTCTACACTGATAAGGATTATGTACATTCGTGAAATGGTCAATCCCACTGTCTAGATATGCATATAGAACCCGAAGCAAGCAAATAAAAGTGTACAAGGCAACCAATCTCCAGGGAAATCATCAtgcagtaaaaatatatcaagggAACCCTCCagaatttaatagtattacattAACAACATATCAGATGCATCATCCAGAAATGCACAGAGTTGCTTAGCAATCATCCAGAAGCTCATAAAGAATCACAAaccgaaatattttattttgttattctttCTCATGAGAATTTAATTTACTCcacctactattattaatataacaaatataatacatatttaatatcataaaaaaaaataatagtttaccacatataaaagattatttagGACTCCAGCCCCAAAATCACATCTTATAAAAGGCAAACCAGATATCATACGCCATTCTTGAGTATTATAGTCAAACATTTCTGCACTATTTAAATGtccatcatcatcattatatcCACCAACCTAAaatgtgatatataatttattattaactacttcATAACAGAAAGAaagaagtattaaatatattacaacattACTTACGGCATATAGATAATCGTTTATTACACGAACTACTGGATATACTCTTTTAACTATCATGTCAACCGTTGGTTTCCAACAAGGTGATTCTGAAGAAACATCTAGCACAGTAACAGTCCCAAGAGAATCAAAATTATCTTTATCATAACCACCCACAGCAAACGCTAAATCTTTCACTACGGCTAGACCAGCTTCTTCAcggcttataattatttctgGTGCATACTGCCATCGGTCCGTTTTTGGGTCATACAATTCTATATTCTTACTTATGTCAGTTTCCTTTCCACCAACAACTAATATaaccttttataatattaaaatgttaaatatattggaaagagaaataaatgataacaaaattatactttatctcCATATCTAGGTTTGTGCCTGATGTTTTGCGGAGTACTGCAATACTCTTCTGCCTtgagtatttgaaaatttaaagcttcatttataaacaatttacattaataaattatcaatataaataaatatattataaaatataaattaattcatagtaaaagtatatttaaagaaaaacttacatttaatacaatttttaataagggGTTCCTCAACTACTTTATCTAATATGTAATTCTTCGATGTTAATGCTAAACGTACATATTCCATCAATTAGGGTAAAACACATTTTCTTAAATCCAGTTCATGTTTTACCCAACGAATAACACTTTCAAAtatctaaaacaataaattaattaactagacttcatattacatattagaaGGCTATTGAATATTTCCTTTGCCAATcctaatatataacaataatcaattttagtttGCCTACTTTTTCTTCAcatgaaattttaagtttatcacTGGAGATCAACTTCATTAGTTGGGCCGATGATAAGGACAGAAAATCTTCACCAGCAACAACTTCTCTGAggatcaaaatataacaataataaataaaatgtattataatataacaattattatcataatatcattatattatcataataataaataatatttcgtacgaaaagtatttttgaatatatcgTTCTGAACTTGTCAACAATTCCGTACAGCTATGTAAATCAGCTATTGTGTATATATCGATACAATTTGCAGGGCAGAGTTGAGTCAGTAAAAACTCACAACACGTCTCTGTTACTTCTTCTAACTGCAAGAAATTTGAAGTTGaaaacaaaatcttaaaaaataaacaatatacaatttaaataatttagttttctaTAGTTAAATCAAACTTTATCTATTATTACTTGAACGTTGTCTTCAGTGATCATAATTTTCCCTGAATAAATTAAGTCTATTAAGATCAGTAAAGCGGTTGAGTCTATGTCTCTTATGACAACAAGATCTAGATTCCGTTCTGCAAATTTTGTAAACATAGCATGGAAGTAAGGACTAGCCGATGCTAATACTACTTTAtgtgcaaatattatattgttatcatccTCTGTTACAAGTTTAACATCACAAAAAACTTCATCACTAAagacaaaaatttgtttttaatatttatcgatCAGTTTAAATCACTTACTACTTACTTTTGTAGAGATTGCAATACTtcataaatatcaacaaaagatgattttttatatgatttgaCTGGTTTGCATCTCCTGAATGCTGTTATTTGCCTTGTATTTtgcattgtaaattgtatattaatccCAAGATCTGAATgtcttaaaactataaaagtcatttcaaaataaattataattattgttgtaaatggCTAATAATACTCTatgaaaaaatagtaaaaaaatacattattttaaatttaaatgagaGAAACTATTATCGATAAGTAAACTTGAAATTAGaatcaaaaaattgaatttaaatttcaagccatatagttaaaaactaaaaacacattaaatgtACTGTAAAAATGTACTGTACTTAAATATACTGTACAAACAATCTGAAAACAATATGTTGGTAACGgtgtacaaaaattattttataatattttagaactataaattttataattacaataatatcttcaaaaaaatacaaaataaataagatattatttaatgataataatatttaatacataatatttaaagaaaaatggaaaggttctaaaatattatagaataatttttgTACACCGTTACCAACATATTGTTGAATTTGAATCCTATTTAGGTACAAACttagtcatatttttttacctttataGTAGTGAACTGAAAATCagttattatatgaaaattaatttgtatagtcCAATTGATGTTTAATCACACAAGCTAGTAATGAGAGTTTAAGTGCCTGAAAAAATAAGCGATACAGTTTGTTTGTTTAAGAATGTGTAAGGGAGAAGGGATTTGAGGGGTACATTGAGACACTAATTTTTCTAAGAGACATctcattcaatttatttttttttttaaaacactaaaacaaccatttttgttttttcttactCGGTTCTTAACCATTACTATTTACTAGCCTTAAAAGAAcactaattaactattaataatattattcattgttttaataaaattgaacacaTTAAATGTGATACATTAAGGGCCGTTTTTAAATGTCTGATAACAATAATTGACAGGATTTCTTTAGTTAACGATGAATTCTGCCGCTTGGACTTGACCGATACTTAACCCGCCATTAAAAACGCCTTTTAAGGAGTATAagacaaaaagaaaatttgtcTCATTGTGCCCCGTCCCGCATTGTCCAACCTATCAATtttaagttaaacatttaataaaaaaacctaaacGCAATGTTTTATATGAGTAATAAATATCAGAAtaggcatatatattatacaataaaataaaaaaccttaCCTTTTACAAATATGACACGACaatacgaaaacaaaaaaataaattgaccgATGAGGCGATGTATATTCTTATCACCAGGACAGCGCCAGTCATACCAAGGCCATGGCTAAATAACATGGTATGACAGCAACTGCTTACTGCGCATGACGACTACGTCATCCGGTCTCGGTAAAAAGGCGCgaaatcaaatattgtattatgataacagataaattaaatttatcacttatgataaaaaatagttaaaataatagtgtttgtaaaattaattaattcataattaatagttaatttgtatactaaatagataaattattacagcaaaataataaaatattattattactatgtgaATTATACTATTCATGTTGCAGCATGCTTTAGAACTACaagaaaagtataaaatagtattgttatttaatttgtatatttcaaaataatatacaatgaaacAATGTACATGTTACACATGtactaaaacaattaaattcataacaaaaatgttcttattttagttttatttccaACTGTTGGAGCATTGTcggcaatatttttattcagatGATTGAACCTTACATAAGTTCTGGTTCGGATTAAACAGCTTACCACTTCTTCTGGTAATACATCATTACTTTCTAAAATAactttagtttttaatgtttcCATAACTTGAGGATTTTTATTGAGTGAGGTACCATGCATTTCCTCAAAGTACTTATTCATTACTTTTGCAACTCTCATTAATGTATCCGATGGTGTAATTAAGTGACCTCTTGTTATATGCTGAGTCCAGCTGGTTGATATTGAACTATCCAATGACACTGAAGTTTCATTGCCTAAATCAGGATATTTATGTACAAATCGCCTGGCAACATAACCCACTACATATTCTAACGCTTCATGCTCCACAGTTCTACTTGATGCACTCTGGataataaggataatataaAGTGTAAGGTATATgcatttatgattattttagtatgtatagtacaaagtttttttttaagtcaccTCTGTTTTAAAAAGTTCTGAAAAATCTTTGTCTTCCTCTAAtactaaaaaatgattatctGCTGCAGAGTAAGATAGTTCTTCGGTGGACATGTGATCGTTGTCTAAATGCGTTTGAAGAATTTCAGACTCTTTGACAATTGATGCTGATAAACATTCAGTATCGATTAACCGTTCACCTATTGTATCTTCAGTATTCCTGTACAGTGCAATAGAGGCATGTTTATCAAGCAAGTACCATTTTAAACTGTAAAATTTAGAAGGTccatgttaaattataaatttatttatattttatttatccagTTTTTTAAACATGCCAATGTTTAAAACCAAGAGGTGATAAGTGTGTATTTGCACCAGACATAGCTTTTAAATAGGTGTAAAGGTTTTCAAGAATATCTTGATTCAAACGTcttgttattatataacttatatcaggatattttaatttcaaatcaatCAAAAGATTTCTCAATGACTGGTTACTGTATAAAATTCCttaaatgtgtacaattttagaaattcaataacaatttacaacaaaactattatagttaagtACATGATTTTTCACCTTTTTGAAATGGTAACAATGTTTTATGTCCAACAACTCTCATCTCTAAGATAAAATGAtccattgtttttaataatttgatttgattttcaaGATCCATTccataactttttataaatttatctactGGTAACTGTGTGTTAAACAGGTCAAACCAGTCATTAAATAGCTGTATTATCCAGGAAGcctatatgtataacaataataatgattcatCCAACTATTCAtccaacaaatataaataatttattaaaaaaattttattttctaattaattaactaaattaaaaaaaaaataataataaagtctcTAAgagataatttataatgtaaagaATCCCCGGGagaaaattttgatataaatgacattatgaaaacattaaattttgtattaaaaaatcaaaccaTTGTTATTTGGTGTGttggataattattaattgtatgtttaattattttagtatacagttatatatacttataatatgtattatatggttTTCTTTTGTCTTAAGGGGCCTCGCCATCGCATTGATTTAagcaatttacattttaaggcaatttctaatctcgttgtcgccacccgaggtctatgtgttagtcgtaaatgattattagtgtatGTGGCGTCCATGCGGGTCAATTGTAGTGGTACGGAGGGCTCTCGCACGCACtcgcacgcacatgtcagtgtgtaatattgtgatcgtgaaaaaaatgtttatttttcactcaaacacacgattctaattccaacacaacgtcgcaacgattaactcgatttgcattctgacaaaatattctttttttccacaacatctaCGAAGCATCGgtcgaggtacatttttaaaattgtatttagttaattaaatatttaagttggaaattctgaatttttttgatttttctacaatttttattgcattttaaattacaaaaattaaaaatgtggctcgaccgtttccttgtatatattacggacaatccgaatattttttcagaataaaaatcgtgataattgtcggcCCGTACCGTTGGAATTggagacagtagtttttgacaaaaaaagacgtggtagcgaggccccttaaaaaaaaaatgttatataaagatcagtagaataataaaaaaaattgtggacgTCCCCATGGTGGTCAACGTGTTAAGTTGGGTTGCAGGTATGTTTGAGTACATAAGCACACAaaacattatcataatttaaaacaaaaaaaataactattgggtAAGTGTTACTTGTGGTGGATGGAACGAAGGTGGTATATTCTTCCCTTctgcttttaattttttagtactaCATAAATAGCCAGATGTACATGCAGGAACAAATATCCTAATATATGTCaggcatattaatattaggactatattatgaaatatttttaaacaaatgataAGTTTTAGGTAGATAGTAATAGTTCTACAATGTGTTAGTGTGGTACTAacgaataatacaataaaaataaacaatgttcatcattatgttaataataaataaattgtgtacttTTTAATGCGTCATTTACAAGTTCTTGAGATCTTAACAAATCAATACCacttgtttgtaaatattttgatagagGCCCTGTTATTTCAAATATTCTTTGGTAGATAAATACAAGTCATGTCAAATGTCTAACcatgattaaagatagtattatCTGTAGACTATAGCCGTGAATCAAACTGCTCCCGTGCTTACAAGTAACAATTgataaaatccaatattttatattaataaaatatgataaaaatatagtttacacatggtttaaatttataattaaaatctgttattctaaaaaaaagtacacTACAGGAGGACCGGCCCAACggaatatctaatataataaataaaataatttaatcaaatacctaataatatagatttaactTAATTCTAATAAACTGCAGattcaacaaaaacaaaaatatatatatattatata from the Acyrthosiphon pisum isolate AL4f chromosome X, pea_aphid_22Mar2018_4r6ur, whole genome shotgun sequence genome contains:
- the LOC100162268 gene encoding ring canal kelch homolog, encoding MFDYNTQEWRMISGLPFIRCDFGAGVLNNLLYVVGGYSKSSPHLNTVECYHPSLDRWKPVAKMSVCRSGVGVGVLDGVLYAVGGHDGFNHLSSVEAYRPSTGVWTSITDMHLPRRYAGISCCLIILNYCNKMFVNVSINLS